Within the Vanacampus margaritifer isolate UIUO_Vmar chromosome 8, RoL_Vmar_1.0, whole genome shotgun sequence genome, the region atttaatattcaGAGAGTGTGGCCAAAATGATTCAGGTCCTGTTTGGAGGAACGGAATAGCCATGACATATGGGGTTCCTCAAGGGTCAGTCATTGGACCCCTTTTGTTCAGCCTGTACATTCTACCCTTGGGTCACGTTTTTTTGTAACTCTAATGGTAACTATGACTATACTGTGCCTATGTTGACTATGGCTATGCAGATGACACGTATCTAGCAGTTGTGTCACtgtgtaaaacaaataaagtacGGAATGAAGCAACATTTCTTTCagctaaaccaaaacaaaacagactgATTTTGGCAATAAAGAAAAGAGAATTGCTGTCCAGTAAACCCTTGGGGTCCTGTTTTTGGAGACAAATGTAAAAACTGGTGTATCTTCATTTTGGTGCCTGGGCAAGTCAAGTTTAccatgtttgggaatttggcagatcATGTCATGCCTAGCTGGGCGTACTGGCTGATTGAGGACATTTTCTATTACACGCCCCCggcacacctgacaatttggtgacagaaagtagactagaaTTTAGACCAGCTAAAAGCAGGGCTAAATAGTGGCGTAAGGGTGTAACACGATTTTACCCCCAAGACCAAGTCTGAAACTTTGCTTTGCTGAAAGATTCAGATCTGATTTTCAAATCAAGCACTAAAACAGCCTTTTACCAACTGAAACACATCCAGAATGAAAGGTTGCATGCTCCAATCATACGATACCAGGAGAGGCTTAACTATGCTTTTTTCTCCAGTAGTATATTTCTGATGGACTCCCTCAAAAGAGCAGCTCATCCAGAATGCTTCAGCTCGGGTTCTTCTGACCAGAACAAAGGCTTTACAGTCTGCTAAGCAGCTGTATAatttactttaactcattcaacccccaaaacatatagtttaatactttgtctttctCTCCCAAATACGCATTTAcacttttattacaaaaaatcggccagcaggtggcagcagagtataagagattagccaAGACCATGTTgccacaagctctttttgactgttttcaccaggaatgtgaatattgattgaacttagctatattctaatgcttattgctgcaaaacgaaaacagatacaaatataccctTTGTCCTAATAAAaggttttggtaggttccatgttttgatagcaatagaacacaaaattctgtgggacttgcaaaatcagtcaaaattcaataaaacagccaggagcttcactgaaaatggcttggagtgaatgagttcaagtaCTGGTACTGGTGTATAAATTACTAATATGAGCATCATGAGGATCTATCCACATTTCTGGAGAAAGTGTTGATGTCAATTGTGATTGAACAAAAAGACATGAAACTTTGGCATTGGCgatttacagtatttgtgtaTCCCAATAAGGGTCCACATCACAATGCTAAACAGTCCACTCAGTGGCATGTGACACTTAGTAGAAGCAGTCCAAACAAAGAAATCAAGAACAACATGAACTCATCTTAAACCCGAGGCTTGTACTTTCTCTCCAGCATTCATGAATATTAACCTTCTGTgtcaacacaaacatttgtaCCGTAAGCTATCTGTATTTTCTTACCTACAGTCCTATGCATGCAGCAAGGTTTCCTGTGTAGACCAACACGTGGAGTCATCTGCTTTGCTATGAGATGCCGGTATACTGCCACTCGTACCTGAGACCCGATCATTATGCTAAGTCTGTCCTGGAAACCGACATCAGTGGAGAAACAAGAAACAATCCTGTGATGTATTTTAACTGCTTTGAACAGGATTTACTGTGCCCGACTGAGTGAACGATCATATCTTGGGGTTAATATCCTACATGACTTGAAATGAACCTTGACCCTTTACTTTCTGTAtagtaaagaaaaaagatttcCCGGATTTAATATATTACCAATTTGACATTCTGTATTTCTCAATTACATTTATATCTGACCTACGGCGGTACTCTGTATGGTTATTCACAATACAGTTTTGTTGGACTCATTACAATTATATAAACAGTATGCTGGATTTAGTTTGCGTGCAAAACCAACACCCAAATGTACTGGATAATGCCAAAGTCTTACCTTGACCGTATTCACCAAAGTTGCTTTGGTCCAGATGTTTGGTTAGGCTTATCAGCAAAATTCAGCTTCACTCCAAATAGTTTTGTGTGTGAGACCACACTTGTCAGTAAGAGAACTGTGCAGAACCTGTTTTAACGTGTCAAACTATTTAATAGTGGATAAACCAGTATCCATTTAGTGTTCATCATACTGTAAATTACAATCACAGCCTTTTATAAAAATGTGAGCACATTTGGAAACACCCTTAGAGTGTACTTAAATATATCTAAGTTTATTTTTCGAGTGTACTTATGCTTGTACTAAAAGTAAACTCCTTGGGACTAAATTGGCCCATTTTAGTACActtaaaaagtatgaaaaataaacaagtcaCTCAAGCGTTGAGGAACAAAAcgtccaagtgtaaatattattctaaaactgagtctatttgatcCCAATCGAAATAGTGTCAAATTTTCCAAATGCACTGTGTACTTAAGCATACTTTCAAGTATAGCCtactttatattatatttaagtacactattaggacttaattaaattaaattaaattaaaagggTTATTCTAATAATTTTTCAGATGCTAGTCATGTAAAATTTCATATATGtttcaaataaacatttagAAAGTAAATATGTGTCAATTACTCAGTATAGGCTACTACACAAACAAAACTTTCACTTCAACTATATACTTGAACTCCACATAattgcccttttttttgttgctgctaTAAACCTTTCACccaacaaatgtaataaaataacattgattttatttttttaatcgatgAAAAATACCTCTAAAATGAACATGTAAGGCTTTCCTTTTCCTCAGACCTCTCCTGCTCTTTTCCATGGAGATTATGACTAAAGAAAGCTAATATGAGATTTAAATAGTTGATATCCTTGTGCAAATGTGAACGTTGATATCTTACTGTAGAAATATAACATTCTGTGTCTACAGTAGTTGGACATTAGTGTAATCCCAAAAGTTATGTGGTGCAATCAAAATGTAGTGCGACCACAAATAAATACCatgatacaataaaatattttaaaagtacaGGTACATTCtaagtactgtatatactacagtatgtaaacttttagtatATTATATGTTTCAGTACACTTACAAGTAAGCtacaattaacatttacttggtggagtttacttccaataagtacaagaaaagtaaatTGGAAGTACTTTCCTAATTTTGAGTGAAAAGTGAATTCAAAAGACAAATCACATAGACCAAATCACAAAATGGCCAAATAAGACAATTATTAACAAATGTCAAACACTACCTGTTGCATCATAATGAAATGTGTTGAGATACAATAATGGAATGTGTTTTTGCTTCTCTAGAGGTAGCTGATGGGTACCAACTGGCAAGCAGAATGCAGCTTTGATGGTCAtggaggcaaaaactcgggcgcGGGAGTATTTCGTGAGGTCATATAGAATGACTTCCAGTCAGCTTTGAATAAATTTGGGTCCACCAGCTGATGTCTTTGGAGGGGGTAGCACCAGTAACACTGTGTATACTGAGTTGTTGTGGGGAATACTTTAAATATATCTTCAATTCCATCAACACGCCAACCAaactacatgtgttttgtggacttcAGGGAAGTCCATGATACCAGGATGTTATGTTCAGAATGTGCATACGTCGAATAAAACTATTCACTGgctaattaattttgacacaaacaaataaacaaagaaagaaataaagaaaaaagaagtgacTTAAAAGGAACTTCTTCGGAAGTCGTcatgtaaataatattttaacagGAAACCTGTTTGCCCgtgaaatgttttattctgaCAGACCTCACTTAAGATGCAAAGTTTTCTTTCCGGTTCAAGAACGTTTCCGGTTCAGCATTATGACTTGACTTGCGTGTTTTGGACTTGTCTGGTTGGAATGTAGGCCTGGGTCAGATCTTATCAAGCTAGTAAGGGGCGTAAAAAGAAAGTCTTTGGATTACAATGATCGGTCAGCTTTTTCAGCATCAATGACCAGGTTAGTCCCGTTTTTTTCTGGCCTTTTTAATAAGAGGTTCCGGTTTTTCTCATATTGAATAACCACTGCAACTTGTCGCAATATTCTGTGTTGTTGTACAGCTAAACCAGAGTGAGACGTACTCGCTGAACTAGGTTGTACTGAAAGTCTCACAGTcgcattttaatgtattgttCGTGGGTGTTGTTTTGAGTAGTATTTAGTGTGTGTTCGTAGCATTTGCTAACTGTTGAACGCGTTGTATTTACCATTCGTCTAGCTAGCTTCGTTCAGGTCCGCGCAATCATTTTATTTCGTGTTTGGTCGTCGTAATTACCATTTGTTGTTTAGATTAAACGGTATTACAAAATCGTAACTTTCTGAACACGCTGCCAATGTCCATAAAACAGTGGCAGTGGAtatttttgccgtgaccggcaactctcctgcaagcgttattttgccgagaacggctctgattggtcaatcgcctGACCTAGTCATGCACtggttgttgttgctgcttcaCCCCCTTCTGTCTTTTcccaaagttttcattttgtttttctaccGATGATATCGGCGTTACCAGTCTAATCATAACCATCAGCATGTAAATGTAGACTGTTAAGAAATTTTGTAAACAACAACTACAAACATGTCTTTTAGCCAAAGGGTCTGATTTACAATTGGGTTGGAAAAGAATGAGCATGTGAGGGTTTCTATTTAACTCGtgtttttcccctccttttttttcttcagatattaaaaatgaaacacCGTGGATGGCACGTCTGCTAACAGCCGGGCCAGATAGAAGCTTCCATTGGATTTGCACTTTGAGTCCACAATGGGCAGCCACTTCCGAAGCTACATCTGGGACCCTGTTCTCATTGTGTTTCAAATTGTGTTGATGCAGTGCATCTACTACAGCTTTCTCGGCTTGTGGTTGGCAGGAGTGGACAGTCTAATGTCAGCACGTGGATCATTAGACCAGATCTTCAGCTATGAAGTGAGTGGACTTGGTTTGAACCCGttaatttttatgtatttattttgctgtGTTTGTACGCCTGATgacactgtttttattttatatctttGTCAGATCCTTAGTTTTTCATCGCTGCTGGGCAGGCTGTCATTGATGGCGTTCGTTTTGAACTCTCTTACCTGGTGAGGCTTTTGAACCAATTAACCCTTACGCGGCTACAGTACAGTTAGCCTGAAATTTTTGGTTaatttatatacatattcatATAAAGAAAATTATACTATTATAATAGATTCTAAATTCACATTCAGCTGTAATTTAAAGCATGAAAGTGAGTTTTATtggtttttgtcttcttttttttgtgtgtaaaatgggACTGAGTGATACACTTGGGCCCCTGCAGAGTTTCCTCTCCCCCGTTATACAACAAAAGTTCCCAGGGAACTGGTTCCCTTGTATTAACTTATTGGGCAGCACTCtacagtgcagatggacaatgacCTGAAGCATATGTTGAaagcaatatataaaaaaaaaaaaaaaagaagagagagaagttattttatttatttttttaagtcaaataaGTGGGATTTTATGCAAGGGCCAAGCCAATCACCAGACCTGAATCTGGTTGATTATGCATTTTACTTAGTGAAGAAAAAACTATTACTATGTTGCAAATTCCTTTGTGGTCAGATTTACAGGCAGAAAGATGAGAATAGTGTCCATGTCTCAATATTCATGGACCTGACTGTAAtcatcaaataataataaaatagtacTTTCTTGGTTTTGGTATATTTATTGTGAATTGATAATGATTGTATCTTTGCTGCAGCGCTCTGGGCTTGTGGTTCTTCATCCGCCGAGGGAAGCAGTGCCTGGACTTCACCGTCACGGTGCACTTCTTCCATCTGATCAGCTGTTGGATCTATAATTCTCGCTTTCCCTCCACGCTGTCCTGGTGGCTGGTCAATTTGGCCTGCATGGTGTTGATGGCCGTGATCGGAGAGTACTTGTGCATGCGGACTGAGCTCAGGGCCATCCCGGTCAATTCTGGACCCAAGTCTAACCTTTGAATTGTTTTCTTGTCACACTGGCTGAAAATGGGACAGTTTGAGTGAGAAGAACTCCTCTCACAGGAGGACAATCGCCCTGTGCCTACGAAAGGGAACATGGCACATACATCGGACTGATCTTTCTAGATCGGCTCTACATTAGATGGCCTATTTATTATTGACTTTGCATTAAACTATGGATAGTTTTCTCTCTGCAGCCATTAAGACACTTAAAATGCTTGTCATAGAGGATGTTGGCTGCATCTACTCTGTGAACTCGATGTGAACTGCTACGTTTTATTTCTtggttattttttggggggggaaacagTGTAAATGTACTTTCAGTTAAAAGTTTGTGTGAAAGCAAACATTGGAgcgaactacttaaaaaaatgctaGTTAACAGGTGAACAGAGAATTCAATGTACAAACAtgctgtatttaaaaataaaaagtagtctaTAATTGAACTTCAATGTACGAGGAAAGGTTTCCACTTTCAGTCTTACTATTACCCTCATGGTCCACGTCAaattgaacttaaaaaaaacaaactttttttttttttgccaaatgtgTTTAGCATTTTACACAGCAAGCATTTGTTTCCCTCCACCCTTGTCATAATATATTATGTCGACATGATGGCCTCTTTGGGAGGGCTTTGTCAGCTACCAGCTGTGCCCTGACAGCACAAAGTCTCTGTTCCAGAAAATGCTGTCAACTCTTTGAGGAGCTGCAACATGGGAAATATCATTTTATGTGAGGCACAAATAGTTCAGGAACGGTTTTAGCATTCTTATTTTGAGCTTTTAAAACCCTGTCTGAATGAATTAAGTTGCTCTGTGCTAAGTGGTTTGATGGTACAGCTTTACATCtattttgtctctctctctgtttaaaattaaagatgtaatttaagtCATAAagtaatgagaataaagttgtgatAATAAAGCGTTAAGCTATTTTAAGATTTGGGTtgttgggagtttttttttcttcataaaaagttcaatatttTGGAAATGGCCTCTTGGATTTGTTTATTCATAAAACTGTTTAGTGTTTTTGACACATATTTAATGACGTTAAGAGTGTATCCATATGATAAATTCATGCCAGTCTATATAGAAAGATTGCTTACATTTTTGTGCAATATAATGAACTtcaactggggggaaaaaaaacactgaagacAACTTTAAAATTATGACCTCATTTTCATGACATTATTCTTgtaacttaatttttttcccatcataaTTTGACTTTTACATTGCTGCCGTGATATTCTTTCATACAGTTATGGTCAacacatgtattttatttttttcaaatatccaTTACCGCCCTGCATCTTAATATAACATAACTCTAGTCTATGTGTTATTTGAATACAAAGAATCTAAGAAATTGACCTAtcttgatataaaaaaaaagaagaagtctgtttttaataaaacactACCAATTCACATTGGCTGAAGGAATGTGATTCTTAGTCAGGAAAGGTTGGAAGATAATTGACGTCTGCTTCAGATGCCAAAGCCTATCTATGGTCTTCAAATGAGTGGTGAAGTGCAACCGTGCTTTCGCTCTTCTGAAGAGGTTCCACCTCAGGCCATGAtccttcattttcttctacacTGAACGTGTCCAGGTGGAAAGAAGCAGATGGGAACGCACAGACGGGTGGAAATGTGCTTGTTATGGTCCTCATTACCAACACTTGGCTAGAGGGGAGGCTGAAAACAGAAAATCTGTTGTAAATGAGTCATAAAACGTCTCCATTCTCTCTTGACCCATTTCCTGCTGATTGATTCACTCCGATACTGTTCCATCACTTTTGCTTCCCATCGTTATTCCTCTTAATATATCACATACTCGAGCAGCATGTTTAGCAGTGCTGGTGCTTTATTACAAACACATGACTTTGCCATATATTGCTTGTATCCTATACAGTCTCGTAAATAGTGTGCTTTTCTAgtagcaaacaaaaacatagaTATTGAACTTGGTTGTACATTCAGAGGTTTACCCTaaattcaaatcattttttatgacaaaaaggtTCATGCGCTCTTGAAATACACACGCAGGGATACGAGTCCTCTCTGAAAAGTGACCTTACATATTGCTCATGCTTGAGGACAATTGGATTTCTCACTACTGCATACACACAATGGATGACATCATGCTAGCACCTGCGCAACGTTAGAGAATAAATAGAAACAACCAGAAGGATCATGCCGATAGAGGAGAAGGGGGGGTGCAGGGTGGGTGATGGATGTGATGAAAGGGTGCCGATGCGCTGCGGGGTTCGACTTCTATCTTCATGCACTGACCAGTACTTATTTACTTGAGGTCAAATCATCAAATTCCCCATTGGTCTGAAGCACCGTCACAAAACCGTCATGCTGTTATATGATGAGAGAGGTAACAGGAAAAAGATGAAAATCAACTGTTGGTCGAGAGAGCATGttgatattaaaaatagataGTGCTTCTCATTACCAGTTAATTTATGAGACTGTTTTGTTGGTGTCAGTGGatcaataaatgcaaatgtcCTAATTAAAACCGCGCCCGTGGTAGTTTATTGACCAGATGTGTCAAATAGTTTGGGTTGAGGCGTAGAAACAAATATACTACCAGTCTATAATAAATATATGTGAAAATTAGATACTGTAtacaacaaaatgtaaatgaatgtgtCAAGGATTTCAATTGAGAAATGTAATATTTGATTGGTTTGGTCCTATTTTAAATCCTGTACCTAATTTATTGAAAGTACTATGCTATCTTATataaaaattgcattttgaaaACACTTTTGCATTACAAAAGCAGCTTCTATTGCTTTGACTATTACATATTTGACTTGGCCATGTAAGCACCTAGAGAgcaaatacagttaaaaaatactATAGGTGCACAAAATCAAACACTTTTTGGCATTTCAGAAGGAATCATGGAACTTTGTCCACAATGTGTTGTGAAAAAGGGTTTGGTAAAAATCCTGATTGTCATGACTAAATTGTACTAAAACGAGGGTCTCCACTTGCTATTTATTTCAACTAGATTCTCCCTTTTGCAGGAAAGAGTTCTTTCAGAATATGTCTTTCATTTAAACGTGTCCCCGAAGGGCACTGaatcaaaaaatattaatttgataAACTAAATTGTATGATAGCATTCAGGAGGGCAAGTAGTAGTTGACATGCCAATAATAAATTTAGGCTAATCCTCTTCCTGAATTCAtatgaatgattttgaatttgatttaaaaaaatgctgctaACATATATTGTGAGAATGGgcactcattattattatttttaaacaggcGAATTTCATGAAGCGATTACAGCTTTGTGTTAAATAGGGAGAAGAAAAGATGCTTAGCTTAGTTTAGCACAAAGAAGTAGGCAGGGATAGCAAATCCTGTTTTACAAATTTGTTCCCAACAGTCTATTCTCTTCATTTCCTCACATTTTTACTGGTTGAAACTCTCACAGTATTGtatatggattattattattatttcctcaTCCAATCAGATTTTTGCCTCTATGTGCCgtcatgtcaatctaatctggccagcaatttcagaaacaactgGCTGAAGCAGTATAAACGACTAGCAATTGGACTGTTTTACCTAGCTAGCTGGcccacaaaaatgtttaataatcaGCATGTCTGGTGAGTgtaatgtattttataaattttttgttaatgtttttgtcACGGTCTATGTTGTTTTGATTAGGCTACATCAAGTTTTGCTTTGTCATGGTTTTCATTGTGAgccttttttaaattcttgctgttaggtttttgtttccacctgttctcgTCAGCCCGGTCCCTTGTGTCAACCAATTAGCTCCATCATCCACTCGTGTCTTGTCAAGGTGCTCCTCGTTGTCTCGCCATTTGCTTGTATTTAGAGTAATTTCTTGAGTATAATTGTTGTTTTGTCGGCTGGTGTTGTGCTGTGCGTCTGGAGAGTCTGGCAACTGGAAGAGCTAGCAGCTAGCAACAGCTAGTTCCCATACCCATAGTGacgcaaagtaactattttaatctttgtttttatttgagggaACGGGGggattttgtccattttttatttttttattattcaaagtGCCTTGTTCTCTTTTTGTtctttggaaaataaattgtgTGAAGTTGTGGGTGCTCTTATTGCTTTTTAGCATAGTTGTGATGTGAATGTGATAGTGATGGTATTACGAGGTGGATTAAGCAGGGTAAGGCCGCACTGGAGGTCCAGGTAAAAAATGCACGGCACAGCCACTAATAGGAACCATACGCGCAAAGCTAAGCTAGCTAACTGTTGGCAGTAGCATCATATTGAGCGTACAGAATAAGAGGAAGCTATTGCTAAATTTTGAACCCTTTCTTTGACTTATATTGATCTAACTTGACAACATATGATACATGGTGCCctcaaaacaaatacattaaagctttgctttaaaaataacgTCATTGGTGGGACCACTATAccttttgacaattttatggtTTGATTTCCAAGATTGTTTGACTAACTACAGATATAGTGTCAAAATAATCCTTGTTGTTTTCCTTGGCTTTAGGTTGTGCTTGGGAAGACTGAGCTTGGTGGAACCTCAGACAGGCATCAATCTTCCTCATCTCCTTCCACCCCCCGCTTCAGCGGCCGCCTTTACATGAAGGACCATCTGGGCCCGGTGGTGAGCAACATGGCCGTGAGTGGCAGGGTCAGCGCCGCAACAGGTGAACTCATGCTTGGAGATGAGCTGGGGCTACACAGGTCAAACAAGCTTCCCTGGAAGCGCATCTTTCTGGAGTCCTGCCTGAGAGTCTCCCAGATGGAACTGACCTCCTGCTGGCAGTCGGACAACGCCGTCAGGGCGCACGTGTGGAAAGCTTCCCAGTGGCTGCGGCAAACAAAGAATCATCAGATCAGTGCTGCCAATCAACTGCCATATTACTCAGAATTCATCCCTGCTGGCTGTCGCGGATTCATTTACTTGCCAATAATCCATCACGGCTATGGATACAGTGGCTCGCAGTAAGTCAAATTGAGCTTTAACTACCATGGCAACCGCTTCCGAGAGAGAAACAATATCGCAGATGATATTGCGAGTGGAAATTCTTCAACAGAAGCCTCGGGTGTAAATCGGTGTCTACGCCGGGGTGGTGGAGTGCAATAACAATGACAAAACAGTCCCTGGAATTTCATTACCACTGCAGCAAAGTCATAAATTATTTAGATGAGTGGCTCAGTGTCTCGGCACCATTCAAATCTGTCTTCATCCTCTTGGATGATGGACTGGGCTCTTTGCTTTTGTCACGAGATGCAGACGCGTTATTTTGCTCGGTCATGAATCATACTCAGagtaatgaaatatatatactttCCAACCAATTGCGCTAGATCCAACATAGGAGCTGCATCAAGAATTCTCCCTTTTCAAACATAATCATTCTCAGTTTGTAAAgcttgtcatttaaaaaaaaaatctttataataGTGGTTGTAGTTCACAGTATTTGCCTCTCCAAtgcagctggaaaaaaaatactaataaaaataatacatctcGGTATAATGCTGTGTAGTTCTACACCTTGTCCGATTAgaaattgtctttacaattcCTCCATTCTCATATCAGGAATCGTCACCTGCACACGGCCGCCACTCCTCTCTCACTGGTCACGTTTTCCTGATAGTTGTCCATGCTCTCCCCCAGCTCCAGGACACAGTCCGAGAAGTCCTTGTAAACGTTCTCACAATTCACATCGGACGAATCTACCAGCACGGAGATGGACAGGAACACTGAAATGCACATGCAGGTGACATCTTGTTACCACAGAGAGCCTGATCAATAAAGCAATGATTAATCTCGCAGTAGAGTGGAATGTCTTGGCAGTTGTACAATTATGACTTTGAACACAAACCAACCCGCTCTAAAGTCACAAACAATGCGCTTTTTCTGTTACTTTTTGTGAGGGTGCAATGAAGACAAAGAGGAAAAGAATAATTTAACTCAGTGCGATTTGAGAAAATAATACGCAAATCTCTGGATACTCAGTAACCTCCGACTCCAATAACAGttgagaggttctgggttcgaacCTCAGCTCAGGCCTTTTCCCCCTTGTTTTCAGGGGTTTTCTCAAAGTATTTTGGCTTCCTTCACAAATGC harbors:
- the LOC144057161 gene encoding neuritin-like, with the protein product MGLFTSTKIGEILGFALVFLSISVLVDSSDVNCENVYKDFSDCVLELGESMDNYQENVTSERGVAAVCSHWEAFHTCALTALSDCQQEVSSIWETLRQDSRKMRFQGSLFDLCSPSSSPSMSSPVAALTLPLTAMLLTTGPRWSFM
- the sys1 gene encoding protein SYS1 homolog, with translation MGSHFRSYIWDPVLIVFQIVLMQCIYYSFLGLWLAGVDSLMSARGSLDQIFSYEILSFSSLLGRLSLMAFVLNSLTCALGLWFFIRRGKQCLDFTVTVHFFHLISCWIYNSRFPSTLSWWLVNLACMVLMAVIGEYLCMRTELRAIPVNSGPKSNL